In Nicotiana tabacum cultivar K326 chromosome 11, ASM71507v2, whole genome shotgun sequence, a single window of DNA contains:
- the LOC142166551 gene encoding uncharacterized protein LOC142166551: MGGTKETFEAEMGLKQNHGASPWNDQWVINMETASTDSCDDFSESFESSFKDSAKSSSIESVEDDASSSSSSYGPLYELSELMAQLPIKRGLSKYYKGKSQSFGCLESVKSFEDLAKNGNSCKSFRGGLDGKRTLFGPRATITKKSSRKSNLSSLTCTNTLVASCRSPISLKKNL, from the exons ATGGGAGGAACAAAGGAAACTTTTGAAGCAGAAATGGGGTTGAAGCAAAACCATGGTGCTAGTCCATGGAATGATCAATGGGTGATTAATATGGAAACTGCTAGCACAGATAGTTGCGATGATTTCTCAGAATCATTTGAGTCAAGTTTTAAAGACTCAGCAAAATCTTCTTCTATAGAGTCGGTAGAGGATGATGCATCGTCTTCATCATCGTCTTATGGGCCTTTGTATGAGTTGTCCGAACTAATGGCTCAACTTCCAATCAA GAGAGGGCTATCAAAGTATTATAAAGGGAAAAGTCAGTCTTTTGGGTGTTTGGAGAGTGTGAAGAGCTTCGAGGATCTTGCGAAGAATGGGAATTCATGTAAGAGCTTCAGAGGAGGTTTAGATGGCAAAAGAACATTGTTTGGTCCAAGAGCTACCATTACAAAGAAGTCTTCAAGAAAGTCCAACTTATCTTCACTTACTTGTACAAATACTCTTGTAGCCTCTTGTAGATCTCCCATTTCTTTAAAGAAGAATTTGTAA